Genomic window (Caldibacillus debilis DSM 16016):
TAGGCGACCATCGGCCCCTGACGTTCATGGTCATGATGGGTGATGCAGATCAAGGGATAGATCCCCTTTTTGTCGAATCGGGCGGTGATCACCGTCTCCTTTCCCTTTTTTACCGTTCCTTGCACGTCCGTTCCTTCGATCATGAAGGAATGCTCCTCCCCTTTGATGCCGAAAAAGCGCAGACGGACCTTTTCCCCTTTCCGGACATAGATCGTTCCCGGATCCCAACGGTAAACCTCCAATTTTTTTCCGTCTTCCGTTTCGGCGGCAATTTCATTGGTAACGATGGTGATTTCCCGGATCTGTTCTTCCTCCGCCTGAAAAACGGGGATGGTTTTTGCCTGAAAGGAATACCAGACCGCCGCCGCGATCACGAACAATCCCGCCAACAAAACTTTTCGGAAAACTTTC
Coding sequences:
- a CDS encoding cupredoxin domain-containing protein, which codes for MGFFSINGKVFRKVLLAGLFVIAAAVWYSFQAKTIPVFQAEEEQIREITIVTNEIAAETEDGKKLEVYRWDPGTIYVRKGEKVRLRFFGIKGEEHSFMIEGTDVQGTVKKGKETVITARFDKKGIYPLICITHHDHERQGPMVAYIVVD